In Thermothelomyces thermophilus ATCC 42464 chromosome 4, complete sequence, a single genomic region encodes these proteins:
- a CDS encoding glycosyltransferase family 31 protein (CAZy_ID 268041), translating to MMGLGVAKHRNRCFSMRNTFTRAVVLTIAMLAVGGVVLRSDVDVQSAIAKTAASAREAMSLQKPLGHPESAGWGGPVDHPPKQEEQDEKNVTAEDSKPTPSSSSRVMTCDYDMDRLRRWQQQFGLQETFEYTKRYIQASRQDIPRRSITRLQQDFLVDAVKVVDVNKEYEAETCPEPLLAPVTKSPYPATANGSDFMFGVSTTYQRFTDPRTSPINEWSYWLTDGKGNSNGGKLVLLLVDAQPEELEDAYNKLSSVGIDVDVYRSSSSLIMAVRYLALAPTLYNHPERPRRKWLVVCDDDTFFPSFHALADRFAQYDHERPMYIGTFSEDVNNIERHGPQAFGGAGVFLSRPMAKIIAENFENCSSEQKIQESNTGWGPQGDIMLRNCIYQNSEVKLTLLNDLWQLDIMGDPSGFYESGIKPLSLHHYRGGIWHLARPFQYTKVAHACGEDCTFQRFQTADGFIISNGYSVAYYPRGIDFDLNQFERTFRAAPEDKGWNLDFRMGPQRPSLHNTGRKIAWELLEATVNPDGSVSQVYVGKHNDSRWTNPDGTPMNNRDGIIEIVWLPEA from the coding sequence ATGATGGGGTTGGGCGTTGCGAAACACCGGAACCGCTGCTTCAGCATGCGGAATACCTTCACAAGAGCCGTCGTCCTCACGATCGCCATGCTTGCGGTTGGCGGGGTAGTCCTCCGGTCAGACGTGGATGTACAGTCAGCCATCGCCAAGACAGCTGCATCAGCCCGGGAGGCCATGTCGCTGCAAAAACCGTTGGGCCATCCCGAGTCCGCGGGCTGGGGTGGTCCCGTGGACCACCCGCCGAAGCAGGAGGAACAAGACGAGAAGAATGTTACAGCGGAGGATTCCAAGCCGACGCCCTCGAGTTCGTCGCGCGTCATGACTTGCGACTACGACATGGATCGCCTCCGGAGGTGGCAGCAACAATTTGGGCTCCAGGAGACGTTTGAATACACCAAGCGATACATCCAAGCTAGCCGCCAAGACATTCCGAGAAGGTCCATTACGCGGCTCCAGCAGGACTTCCTAGTCGACGCCGTCAAGGTGGTGGACGTGAACAAGGAGTACGAGGCCGAGACGTGCCCGGAGCCCCTCCTTGCGCCCGTTACCAAGTCTCCGTACCCCGCCACGGCCAACGGTTCCGACTTCATGTTTGGCGTCTCAACCACCTACCAGAGATTCACCGACCCCCGGACCAGCCCGATCAACGAGTGGTCCTACTGGCTCACGGACGGCAAGGGCAACTCCAACGGCGGGAAGCTCGTTCTGCTCCTGGTCGACGCCCAACCGGAGGAGCTTGAAGATGCGTACAACAAGCTCAGCTCCGTCGGCATCGACGTGGACGTGTATCGCTCGAGCTCCAGCCTGATCATGGCGGTGCGCTATCTGGCTCTCGCGCCCACCCTCTACAACCACCCCGAACGGCCCCGCAGGAAGTGGTTGGTCGTCTGCGACGACGACACCTTCTTCCCGTCGTTCCACGCGCTCGCCGACAGGTTCGCCCAGTACGACCACGAGAGGCCCATGTACATCGGCACTTTCTCCGAAGACGTCAATAACATTGAGCGCCACGGTCCGCAAGCATTTGGCGGCGCCGGTGTGTTCTTGAGCCGGCCCATGGCCAAGATCATCGCCGAGAACTTCGAGAACTGCAGCTCGGAGCAGAAGATCCAGGAGTCCAACACGGGCTGGGGCCCGCAGGGCGACATCATGCTGCGCAATTGCATCTACCAAAACTCCGAGGTCAAGCTCACGCTGCTCAACGACCTCTGGCAGCTCGACATCATGGGCGACCCGTCCGGCTTCTACGAGTCCGGCATTAAGCCCCTCTCGCTGCACCATTACCGCGGCGGCATCTGGCACCTCGCCCGCCCCTTCCAGTACACCAAGGTGGCGCACGCCTGCGGCGAGGACTGCACCTTCCAGCGCTTCCAGACGGCCGACGGCTTCATCATCTCCAACGGCTACAGCGTCGCCTACTACCCGCGCGGCATCGACTTCGACCTCAACCAGTTCGAGCGGACCTTCCGCGCGGCGCCCGAGGACAAGGGCTGGAACCTCGACTTCCGCATGGGCCCCCAGCGCCCGTCGCTGCACAACACGGGCCGCAAGATCGCCTGGGAGCTGCTCGAAGCCACCGTCAACCCGGACGGCAGCGTCAGCCAGGTCTACGTGGGCAAGCACAACGATTCGCGGTGGACGAACCCCGACGGGACACCAATGAACAATCGCGATGGCATCATTGAGATTGTGTGGCTGCCAGAGGCATGA